A single genomic interval of Malania oleifera isolate guangnan ecotype guangnan chromosome 13, ASM2987363v1, whole genome shotgun sequence harbors:
- the LOC131145441 gene encoding protein BEARSKIN2-like: protein MASSSGGGGGGGGVPPGFRFHPTDEELLHYYLKKKVSYQKFEMEVIREVDLNKIEPWDLQERCRIGSTPQNEWYFFSHKDRKYPTGSRTNRATNAGFWKATGRDKCIRNSFKKIGMRKTLVFYRGRAPHGQKTNWIMHEYRLEDGDDTQSNPKEDGWVVCRVFKKKNLFKVGKGEEGTSVTTEQQLINNTPSTNHRDSHQYLLRQQHNQYGSQHALELSKPHELALHYSHIPTVPHEYPPAHVQSLIPTHKPISYDFPPLDSPALMVKQLVSNHQRDCENLRYQSYTEPGLEVGTCSGQPTQHLVNVAAAGREENLNEWAMLNHRVVTSDHLEQEDSSKGVRFEDTNASSVHRMSHLSLRNEMDFWGYGK from the exons ATGGCTTCATCTTCTgggggtggtggtggtggaggtggTGTTCCGCCGGGATTCCGGTTCCACCCGACAGACGAAGAGCTTCTTCACTACTACTTGAAGAAGAAAGTTTCGTACCAGAAGTTTGAGATGGAGGTCATAAGAGAAGTGGACTTAAACAAGATCGAGCCATGGGACCTTCAAG AGAGATGTAGAATTGGATCAACGCCCCAAAATGAATGGTACTTCTTCAGCCACAAGGATAGGAAATACCCAACTGGTTCAAGGACAAACAGGGCAACAAATGCTGGCTTTTGGAAGGCAACAGGGCGGGACAAATGCATCAGGAACAGCTTCAAGAAGATTGGTATGAGGAAGACCCTTGTCTTCTACCGCGGGAGAGCTCCTCATGGCCAAAAGACTAATTGGATCATGCACGAGTATCGGCTTGAAGATGGTGATGATACTCAAAGCAACCCCAAA GAGGATGGGTGGGTGGTTTGCAGAGTTTTCAagaagaaaaatttattcaaGGTCGGAAAGGGGGAGGAAGGAACAAGCGTGACCACAGAGCAACAACTTATCAATAACACACCAAGCACCAATCACAGAGACTCTCATCAGTATCTACTACGTCAACAGCACAACCAATATGGTAGCCAACATGCACTAGAGCTCAGTAAGCCTCATGAGCTAGCCCTTCATTATTCCCACATTCCCACAGTACCCCACGAATATCCTCCAGCTCATGTTCAATCCCTCATCCCAACCCATAAGCCTATAAGCTACGACTTCCCTCCTTTGGACTCACCAGCACTCATGGTCAAACAACTTGTATCAAATCATCAGCGAGACTGTGAGAACCTCCGATACCAATCCTATACAGAGCCAGGGTTGGAGGTTGGCACCTGCAGTGGACAACCAACTCAACACCTTGTTAATGTTGCAGCAGCCGGAAGAGAGGAGAACCTAAATGAATGGGCCATGCTCAATCATCGCGTAGTTACCTCTGATCATCTTGAACAAGAGGACTCATCTAAAGGGGTGAGATTTGAGGATACAAATGCATCTTCAGTACACAGAATGAGTCATCTCTCCTTACGTAATGAGATGGATTTCTGGGGCTATGGAAAGTAG